CAGAAGcgacagcttcctccggcactgAACATTGGCACTCCAGCGTCCTGACCGGCGGTGGGCTCCGGGTCTCTGAGCGGTGGGCGCGGCGCGAGAACGTGAGTGGCTCGGTGCGCGTCTGGCGGTGACACCTGGTCCTGCTCGGGGGCGGCGACGGCAGCGGCAGGAGCAGAAGCGGGCGCGGGGAGCTGCTGGGTTCCCTAGAACAGCGGCCGAGGGATCTGCCGGGCGCTCTCCGCGCTGGCGAAGCAGGTCGCCAAGCCCCTTCTCCGTCACGGGTCCCGGACACACCCGCGGGTGCCGGCTCCAGGAAGGGGACGAGCGCCCGGCCGAGGGCACAGCCGAAAAACAGCGCCGGTGGCGCGGGCGAGCACCCGCTGCCTCCTCCGGTCCGTGGCCAACTTCGGCGTCCGTGCCCACGTCCCATGCGTTCCGGGAAGCTCTACTCGGAGAGCTCCCTGTGGCAGTCGGGTGTGGAGAGGTCGCTGCGGCCCAGCGCAGCGCCTTCCGGGGCAGCGAGCGACCCGGAGGGCGCCAGGTGTGTCGCCCTGGTGCTGGTGGGGCAAGGAGCTcaggggccgggctgggcgcGCGCAGGAGTGTGCGCGTTCCATTCCCCACGGACAGATCTGGGCGTGGGCTTTTTCGGATGTGCGACACCTGCGCGCATCGCCCGGTTCAGGGCGGGGGAAGGCCGACGCCTAGCTCCAGTCTCGCTGCCCTAAAGAGGATTCAGGGAACCAAAGGCCGAACGGGAGAGACACAGGACAGCGGGGTGGGAGCGTGTGCGGGGGCTTTGTTGGCCTGCAGGGGTGGTCTCTGGGGGTCCCAGCCAGCCGCGCTGTCTTCCGAGGTTTAATTGTCGGGGACGGCGCGCTGGCATAGAGGTTGACTGGAGAGACCCCCGCCTCCCGTCCCTGCCCTGCCCGGGCTCCCCGCGGGGGCCTCTGGCCACAGTTCGCCCAATGATGCTGGTTAGAGCCAGGAGTGACTGCCCACGCTGGAGCACCCAAGTCGCTGCCAGCGCCATCTGCGCCGGGCGCTACTCCCAGACCACCGGCGCGCCGCTCGGGTGGGGGCCCCGGTGTTCGCTGGCTCAGCCACCCTGGCCCGCATTTGCCAGAGCTCAGAGAGGCCCGGCGTCGTTTTAGGATGAGCCGGGGAGTCCTCCTTTCTTCCGGAGCGGTGGGAAGGTTCCCTGGGACCCAGGGCTGAAGAGCTGGCCCTTTCCTTCCCCAGGTCCCCTCACCGGCCCGTGGCCACCGCTGCATCTTCCACGACCCTGCGCGCTTGTGGGCACGGAGGGAGGCGCCGAGCCACAGTCACTGTGGCTCACCGCGTCACCCTCCCGCCCTTTTCCCATCAGCAGCTCCAGCTGGAGACACTACCTGGCAGTGAGTGGTCTTAAGAGGGAGGAGTTTGTTCCTTCCCGGTCCCAGATGGTTAATGCTCAGAAGTGCtggtatgttctccctgatcggtgacaactaaccgagcaccaaaaaggaaacctgttaaagtgaaatggacattatgcaaaatggtgacttgatcagttcttgcCCTGACTgatgatgaacaacttaatactttatcccttttagtatttttttgtttgttctacttaatactgttggttgaattctgtaattaatacagttattcttaagtgttgaaacttaactgaaaagtgatccttgttaaatataagattgggaataaaagagggaggagatgtacagttcggcacttgctcaattggacttgccccaaatggtagagtcagaaacataccaggggattccaattcaatcccatcaaggtggcatgtaccaatgccatctcactagtcccagtgatcaatttctgttcataattgatcataatgataggactaagagtcaaaggggtcacataaacaagagtagtgtgaaaatactaacctatagaataaaaaaaggaagagaatggtccaacatgggaagcaagatacacagcagactcatagaatggcagatgtcctaaacagcactctggcctcagaatcagtccttaaggcatttcagatccggctaaaaagcccgtgagagtatttcaggcatggaaagccaagacactctggcaaaacaaacaaacaaacaaaacctaaatgaaatatcaaatatctctgtgagagagatcccagtggaaagaacaggtcatcaaagaaggaggtacctttctctgaagggaggagagaactgccacttcttccactttgactatgaccttgtctaaatatgatcagagttggcaaactcagaaggtttccatagccttggcaactcatgacaagagcctcgggagattactgacgccataaacaaagagtgtcaatttgttaatcaacaacaggagtcactatgcacttactcctcatgtaggatctctgtccttaatgtgctgtacattgtgattaaatgctgtaactagtactcaaacagtatttttcactttgtgtttctgtgtgggtgcaaactgatgaaatttttacttaatatatactaaactgatcttctgtatataaagagaatcga
Above is a window of Oryctolagus cuniculus chromosome 3, mOryCun1.1, whole genome shotgun sequence DNA encoding:
- the LOC127491794 gene encoding uncharacterized protein; amino-acid sequence: MGRGHGRRSWPRTGGGSGCSPAPPALFFGCALGRALVPFLEPAPAGVSGTRDGEGAWRPASPARRAPGRSLGRCSREPSSSPRPLLLLPLPSPPPSRTRCHRQTRTEPLTFSRRAHRSETRSPPPVRTLECQCSVPEEAVASGSPAGPPLRWWPGPARLTLGLRRASARDPGEGRPAPRRRTPRVELRRLLRVLSPRPRLPPRRLRGSPSRSAAVPLGCSRLRLGDWGPSPDWPGAQPPTFVLPGVMWC